The following coding sequences are from one Bradyrhizobium sp. 200 window:
- a CDS encoding OsmC family protein → MTTTSGSAKWQGGIKDGKGAISTKSGALTDYPYGFASRFEGKPGSNPEELIGAAHAACFTMALSLILGEAKLTAEHMETKADVTLEKQGDGFAITSVHLTLNAKIPGADKATFEELAGKAKAGCPVSKLLNTKITLDATLQ, encoded by the coding sequence ATGACGACGACATCAGGATCTGCCAAATGGCAGGGCGGCATCAAGGACGGCAAGGGAGCGATTTCGACCAAGAGCGGCGCGCTGACGGATTACCCTTACGGCTTTGCCAGCCGCTTCGAGGGCAAGCCCGGCTCCAATCCGGAAGAATTGATCGGCGCCGCGCATGCCGCGTGCTTCACCATGGCGCTGTCGCTGATTTTGGGCGAAGCCAAGCTCACCGCCGAACATATGGAGACCAAAGCCGACGTGACGCTGGAAAAGCAGGGCGATGGTTTTGCGATCACGTCCGTGCATCTGACGCTGAATGCGAAGATCCCGGGCGCGGACAAGGCGACGTTCGAGGAGCTCGCAGGCAAGGCCAAGGCCGGCTGCCCGGTGTCGAAACTGCTGAATACGAAAATCACGCTGGACGCGACGCTGCAGTAA